In Nakaseomyces glabratus chromosome A, complete sequence, the DNA window CTACTTAGACTTTTGGATTGATCTTATGGCACACATCAGACTCTGTAAAGATTATGTCTCTACAGTAAGGCAATCAGTAGTTCAGGGGTCTGCTTTGGAAGAATTCCGGAACTTAGATGAAAGAAGTAATGTTAACAGACATATGAACAACGATGAAGATGCATCAGTGACAACCTCAATCCTAATGAATACGTTATTATCAGAGGGATATTTAGATTTTGAGAACCCTGAAAAGGTTTCTCAGTTTTTGCAAGGGAATACTCACACATCCCCGATGGTAACTCGGATGATACAAGATTGGAAATTACATAATGAAAGAAACTCTGTTGCAGCGACAAGTCACCTACAGTCAACTCAAGCTGGTATAGacatttcaagaaaagaaagtatGCAAAGTGTATCAGCTAttgttgatgaatttttgaaaagacAATCTCAGCTAGGAGAAAAGGGAAATATTACTACAAAGCAACTATACAACAATGCCCAGCAAATATGTAACACCTACCTAATGTCTCAGCAACATAGTCCAAGATACTTAGCTAACATCCCCGACGATCTTAAAAACCAGGTTATCCACAACTTTAAGGCTAATAGGCGACATGACCCAGAGGTGTTTAGAGAGCTTAAGGAAGTGACATACCAATTTTTGGAGACAGATTGTTTCCCCAAGTTTCTAAAAGAGGTAGCATTGCATAATATCCATGATGAGCTTTCTGATTGGAGATTCCATCCCTCGAATAAAAACCCACACAGAACATCTTCACCTTCTGGTAGTAAAGAAAATCTCAACGGTCACAAACAATTGATGCAAAATCACATATCTTGGTCACCATTTTCAACATACACTTCGTTAAGTAGAGTTCTATTTGGATGCATGTGGATGGGCATAGGATTTTGGATTGGTTATGTGCTCATATTTCTACACTACAGCAGAGCAATTAGAGTCACCACTGTAGTACCATTTGGACTGGGCTGTTACTATATAGTCTGTGGCATTTATCAAGTTGATATCATATATTCCTGGTTTGGGCTGACCCAAAGATTAATGTACAGTCATAAAAAAGGCAATATAGAAGAAGGAAGACAAGTCTATGGAGCAACATATAATGACGATGTTCCTCTCATATTCACCTTACTTGGTGGTAAATCTAGACTGATACATATAGAACATccatttatcaaaaaaatccTCTATAAAAGAGGTCTCTGGTGTCTAACATTGGTAGTTATCTTTACGGCAATATTCACTGTAATATTTTGCTGCGTTCCTGGCCGTAGATTATAAAAACCGATACATAACtaaataattaataaagaCATCATGCATTTCCATCAattaaaaatcaaaaagttTGACAAAGGAGCCTATTATTCCTTAGTATGATACTCCATGAATCATTATGAGATGTAggcaaatacaaaaaaaaaaataaatctcCGCGACGGGGAATTGAACCCCGATCTGGCACGCGACAAGCGCCCATTCTGACCATTAAACTATCGCGGATTGGTgatttgttgaaaaagTTACAACATTGTGACATCATGTTATTTAGAATATGTCAGATGATATACCAGCATACGTTCGATTACGTAGCAAATAGCAATCGATTGTGTGTACATATTATATACATTGTTATATGCAATGAGCACTTTCTTACCAGCAGTTCAAACTATAAATGAATACTAGAGTGTAATTTCATATTGAGAAAATCATGTAGACTGTatattcatcattatcatgCAACCCGCTATATCAGGAATATCATCAAAGCATACAATATCAAAGTTCTGGATCTcgattttgaaatatagtTATATCTCTGTATGATCTTTTGGAGATAAAGTTAAATAGTATGAAAGCTGCTCgaaaaatgataatatttcCGGAACTATTTAAGttaaatttcaaatacaGTAGATGtcatattaatttttaGAAGAGACTTCTTGttacaaaaattattgttCGTATATGTCTGATAAGTCAATAAAGTAGTTGGTATATGATACAATGCCTGCAGATAACAGTtggatttcaaaaaaactCATTTACAGAAGCTCCACTAGAATGATCAGTAGAGAACATCTACAAGTCTATCAAACTGACACCTTGATCTGGTGTAGCAaattgttgctgttgttgctgttgatATTGTTGTGGTTGCTGCTGATACTGGTagttttgttgttgattaTAATTGTAATTCTGTTGtggctgctgctgctgctgctgttgttgttgttgctgctgttgttgctgctgttgctgaTTACCGAATCCATAACCAGTATGTGATGGTACAATATTGGTGCTGGGTAGACCAGTGTATTGACTAGATAAGAATGGATTATTCTTAGGTTCATTGGTAACTTGCTTATAACCAGTACCTTGAGAATTGATGAAAGTGCCTGTTTTAGTGTGTTGCGCTGGAATACGAGCCTCACCTGTGTTACCAAAAGTATCTATACCTGTACCGGATGCTAGTAAGTTGTTCAATTCGCTATACTTATCTGAGATGGATTGGTTGCCTGTCCTAGTTTTCTGTAATGGTTGCTGCTGAggttgctgctgttgtgGTTGTGGTGAAGGAGCAGGCTTTGGTTGTAAATCTGGCAACAGTGCGTTATTTGCACTGgtgttattattgttgcTTATGTTATCTCTGGAAAATGGATTGTTAGACCCAGTAGCCAAAGTTGGTTGTTGCAATTGTAACTGTTGCATTTGATCGTAGTAaagctgttgttgctgctgttgcaaTAATGCTGcttgttgctgttgttggGCCAGTAGCACAgcttgttgttgttgggCCAATAATGCAGCCTGTTGTTCCTGGTATTGATAATACTCTTCTGGAGATATAGGGTTGCCAAAGATGTCGTAATACACAttttgctgttgctgctgtgCCTGCAACTCTTGCATTCTCTGCATGTCCtgcaattttttcaattcctcttcctctttgCTCAGTTGCAAAGCTGCCAAGAGATCGGGGTCCTGGTTCTCGTACTGGGCTTGCTCTCTTCTGCGGGCCTCTTCTTCCTCCGCGGTCATCCGAGACTCCTCCAGAGCCTTCTGCAAGTCATCGTCGTAGGCGTTACGGTAAGAGGTGGATCTAGAGCGTGATCTGCGTCTTCTCCGCTTGGCATCGCCGTTACGTCTGTTGGCCCTATTCAAAGCCCGCTCCTCCCTGAGTCTCTCGTCATCGGTCAGCAAGGAGGTCAGCTCCTTGGCCTTCACTCTGATGATCTGGCCCTCGTCGGAACCGCTCACTTCGTCCTCATGTCTGAACTCCCTCAGCGTCTTGATGATGTACAGGTTCTCCTTGCACCACAGCACACAGTTCTCCGACCCAAACCGCACCAGGTAGTCCAGCACCGTCAGCGACTTCGCAACGTGCCTCCAGTACTTACCCTTGTCGTTCAACCGCTTGTCCAGCATGTCCATGATCTCAAAGAACTCAACAGTGTCATACGTCTTGTCCGCAAGGTCCTCCAACACCCCGACGCTCGGAGACGTAGAATCATTCGCCGTAGCATCCCGCACCATCACCTGCGTGCTGGAGTAACCCTTCACCATGTTCTTCGCAGAACGAACCAACTGACTTGGCATCTTTATCTTAATCTTAATCTTAGTCTTGGTCTTGGTCTTGGTCTTGGTCTTGCTCTTGGTATTAGTCCAAGGTCTTGAAGTATGATCATGCTCTTTTATACTCCCCCCCTTTAGCAAATTTTCATTTCCAACGACCGAAAGTATAAAAGGCCCTCGAAATGCAGAAGTTGAAGCTCAAGTTGATGCTGAACTGCTCAAGCATAGCTACAACTACAAGCGCAAGGATGTCTTTGTTGCGGATGGTGAGGCCGTTCATGGCTGTGGTGCCGGGCGTGCGTCGTGTCTCCAGTGTACCAGTCGCCGGCGTGCGAGTGTCAATGCCTATGCCATTTGGGAAGATGCCACTGCCGTTACGAGCATCTATACAAACAACAGTACAAGCAACAGTGCAAGCAACAGTGCAAACCATGCAACCAACCGTGCAACCACTACCTGTGACGCCGCAGGCGCTGGACAAAGAGGTGTATGTCGACTCTGTGATGCGGAAGCGgaggaagaagatgaagaagcaCAAGCTGAGGAAGCGCAGGCGGAAGGAGAAGGCAGAGCGGAGGAAGCTGTCCCAAGGCCGCTAGTCCCCCCGGAAGAGCAGTGCCCCCCCGACAGTTTCAGATCAAGCAAACCCACTTGCCCTCCAGGGCAGCGGTACGTCAATATTCCCACAGTTCCAGGCATGGGTTCAttccaaaacaaaacatGTACATATCAATTCTCTATGCAAGTATATAAGtcaaatacaaaaacaattacaacGAGCGAGTTAGCTATCTGTATACAATGCGGTAGAGCACGAGCAATGCGAGGAGCACGAGCACTGCGTAGACGAGCTGCTGGTGGCTCCTGTCCTTGTTGTAGAACTTGAGCTCCTCGAAGACATACTGCAGCAGGTCGAGCTTGTTGTTGGTGAGGGCCTCTTTGTTCAGCTGGCCGATCTCCTGGATGATGTCCATGTTCCTCTCGAAGATGCGCTTGGCGACGTCGATGATCTCGAGCTTGTCGTTCTCCGCCAGTGCCTCGCGGGTGGCCAGCTCGTAGTTCTTCTTGTACTGCCACTTCAGCTGGTTCTCGACGTCTACGCCTGCGTCGCTGAAGGTGAAGAAGTTGGTGCCCTTGCGGGCGAGCTCCTTCGAGGACAAGTGCTCGAACTTTGGGAACAAGCCAGTGTTCCTGTAGAGAGTGGACCTCATGACTTTACCGCCTGCGAATAAAGCGAGGTACATGACGTGGCAGTAGGCCAGCACTGTGACGGGGTTCTGGCGCACAGTCGCGTGCACCATGTCCACGAACCCTTGCAGCTGCGGTGGCAGCTGGTGGTCCACGAGCATGGCGTCGAGCTCCGTGGACGTCGGGTACTCCGGCGAGTATAGCAGCAGCAGGTCCTTGTATAGCTGCTCTGTGCGCCTGAACTCCGGCATCCAGAACTGCTTGACGATCTTGCTGGCGAGCAGCTTCTGGTCGGATACATCAGTGGCACCAGTGGCACCAGTGGCAGTGTCTATGCTTAGCAGTGCGTCTATCTCTTGCTCGATGGCCTGGAAGACGTAGTAGAAGGCGAGGATCCCCTGGCGGTACAGCTTGCCGTGTCTCAGCGCCACTGCGAACCGCACGGACATGAACGCATCGATCTTGTTGTGGGCATCTCTGGTGTTGAAGTTGATCCTGTTGGCTAGGGCACCGATATCGGCGGGGGCGGGTACAGACATTggtatttgtatttgtatttgtatttctaTTGCAGTTTTGTAGCTTACGGTCTACAGCTTACGGTCTACAACTCACACACTACTCACCACTCACTTTATATATACAGTTCATATTTGGTTTTGGCTATATGTATGCTTATTGCACCTCCGGACATACCGGGACCTAATATGCACCTTCGTGCACCCGGTAACTCCACCCCCGTAGATCATCCACACAATGCAGTTGGAGATGGGTGCAAGACAGCACGTTATGGTGTAGTATAGTAGAGCATAATATAGTATAGTATGGTATGGTTTACCATACCATACCATACTATACTACACTAGACTAGACTACACCACACACACCACACACACAACACACAACACACACAACACAATATGGTGTATTCCGATTCACTGCTATACTCCCTGATGGGGTGGATACTGGTGCAGTCTATAGCTATGGGACACGCAAGATAGGGTGTGAGTCTAGTGAGCTGGTACCACCTTTCGAAATACCAGTGTAGAGTTATCTCAGTGTAGAGTTACATACCTCAATACAGAGCTACCCCGGTGTATAACATACACCTCAATGTAGAATCACCTCAATGCAGAGTTCCCGAGTTGAATGGCAAAACCGTCGATGCAGCCGTATCCCTGGGGGTTACCGCTCTGATAGTATACGACAGCAGACGTGATCACCGTTCCGTCATGAgttataatattatttaatgtCATAATAAACGACAATTCGGACTTGAATTTACCCGGACTTGTATTTACCCggctatatatatatgtgttACCCggctatatatatatgttacCCGGACTTGTACTTACCCGGCTATATAACATCACCACGCACGTTACAGGTCCGGGTAAACCACCCCCCCCTCACTCAATTCCCTGGAAAGCTTCCTGCCTTCTAATAACAATTCCCGCCGTATCTGGGCAAGTTATACTTAAGAAGGGACCTTACCTTTGGGAAGGGAGCAGTAGGAAGAAGCACAAGGAGAACAACTAGCAGCTGATACAAATGATAAGGACTAGGACTAGGGCGGTGCAGAATACCGGAAAGTTCTACGCGTGCGTCTCGAAGAGACAGCTCATGGGGTTTGTGCGCAACGCGCTAGGGTTGGACCCGCCTCCGTCGCCAGACGAGCCCACTGAACAGAACAGATTCCACCCGTGGGACCAGTCCCCAGCGGTAGACCTGAGAGAGCGCGCCGCAAGGATAAAGACGCTGGCCAAGTGCCCCGTGACACACAAACCCATCCAGTACACATGCCCCATCTCTGGTATCCCGACACACCACTCCCGCGAGGCCTGGGAGCAGGACAAGGAGTACCACGCATCGAAGAAGTACGAGATCCTGAAGAAAGTCAACATCTATGAGCACGACCTGAGAAGCGGCAGACCGTTCCCAGAGTTCGACTTCCCAAGAGACCAAGGCCCCGACAGGACCGTCAACTTGACCAATTGGGACCTGTTCCTGTACACCAGGTCCTTCTACTCCATGGACACAGAGTTCCAGCTCGCCGCAGTGACCAAGATGCTGAGCTACCCGATCACCATCGGGTCTGTGCTCCACCAGTTCTCCCCTTACTCTTTGAACCCGAAGGGGCCCATCACTTTGGAGGGCCTGAAGTCCCTGGCCGCACTCCGCTACACCTTGTACCCGCTCCAGAACAGAGCAGTCACTACAACCGCAAAGAACAAGCCCATGCGTATC includes these proteins:
- the RAX1 gene encoding Rax1p (CAGL0A03828g~Ortholog(s) have endoplasmic reticulum localization) — its product is MPSTAIDFDQIQHQRLPTLYEVFILKTEPPVDLWSFYTYLSQFPYAINYLDFWIDLMAHIRLCKDYVSTVRQSVVQGSALEEFRNLDERSNVNRHMNNDEDASVTTSILMNTLLSEGYLDFENPEKVSQFLQGNTHTSPMVTRMIQDWKLHNERNSVAATSHLQSTQAGIDISRKESMQSVSAIVDEFLKRQSQLGEKGNITTKQLYNNAQQICNTYLMSQQHSPRYLANIPDDLKNQVIHNFKANRRHDPEVFRELKEVTYQFLETDCFPKFLKEVALHNIHDELSDWRFHPSNKNPHRTSSPSGSKENLNGHKQLMQNHISWSPFSTYTSLSRVLFGCMWMGIGFWIGYVLIFLHYSRAIRVTTVVPFGLGCYYIVCGIYQVDIIYSWFGLTQRLMYSHKKGNIEEGRQVYGATYNDDVPLIFTLLGGKSRLIHIEHPFIKKILYKRGLWCLTLVVIFTAIFTVIFCCVPGRRL
- the ENT2 gene encoding epsin (CAGL0A03872g~Ortholog(s) have phosphatidylinositol-4,5-bisphosphate binding activity, role in actin cortical patch assembly, actin filament organization, endocytosis and actin cortical patch, mating projection tip localization); translated protein: MPSQLVRSAKNMVKGYSSTQVMVRDATANDSTSPSVGVLEDLADKTYDTVEFFEIMDMLDKRLNDKGKYWRHVAKSLTVLDYLVRFGSENCVLWCKENLYIIKTLREFRHEDEVSGSDEGQIIRVKAKELTSLLTDDERLREERALNRANRRNGDAKRRRRRSRSRSTSYRNAYDDDLQKALEESRMTAEEEEARRREQAQYENQDPDLLAALQLSKEEEELKKLQDMQRMQELQAQQQQQNVYYDIFGNPISPEEYYQYQEQQAALLAQQQQAVLLAQQQQQAALLQQQQQQLYYDQMQQLQLQQPTLATGSNNPFSRDNISNNNNTSANNALLPDLQPKPAPSPQPQQQQPQQQPLQKTRTGNQSISDKYSELNNLLASGTGIDTFGNTGEARIPAQHTKTGTFINSQGTGYKQVTNEPKNNPFLSSQYTGLPSTNIVPSHTGYGFGNQQQQQQQQQQQQQQQQQQPQQNYNYNQQQNYQYQQQPQQYQQQQQQQFATPDQGVSLIDL
- the QRI5 gene encoding mitochondrial 37S ribosomal protein mS38 QRI5 (CAGL0A03883g~Ortholog(s) have role in mRNA processing and integral component of mitochondrial inner membrane localization), coding for MQKLKLKLMLNCSSIATTTSARMSLLRMVRPFMAVVPGVRRVSSVPVAGVRVSMPMPFGKMPLPLRASIQTTVQATVQATVQTMQPTVQPLPVTPQALDKEVYVDSVMRKRRKKMKKHKLRKRRRKEKAERRKLSQGR
- the HMX1 gene encoding Hmx1p (CAGL0A03905g~Ortholog(s) have heme oxygenase (decyclizing) activity and role in cellular iron ion homeostasis, heme catabolic process, response to carbon monoxide, response to oxidative stress) — encoded protein: MSVPAPADIGALANRINFNTRDAHNKIDAFMSVRFAVALRHGKLYRQGILAFYYVFQAIEQEIDALLSIDTATGATGATDVSDQKLLASKIVKQFWMPEFRRTEQLYKDLLLLYSPEYPTSTELDAMLVDHQLPPQLQGFVDMVHATVRQNPVTVLAYCHVMYLALFAGGKVMRSTLYRNTGLFPKFEHLSSKELARKGTNFFTFSDAGVDVENQLKWQYKKNYELATREALAENDKLEIIDVAKRIFERNMDIIQEIGQLNKEALTNNKLDLLQYVFEELKFYNKDRSHQQLVYAVLVLLALLVLYRIVYR
- the MSS51 gene encoding Mss51p (CAGL0A03927g~Ortholog(s) have translation regulator activity and role in mitochondrial respiratory chain complex IV biogenesis, positive regulation of mitochondrial translation), translating into MIRTRTRAVQNTGKFYACVSKRQLMGFVRNALGLDPPPSPDEPTEQNRFHPWDQSPAVDLRERAARIKTLAKCPVTHKPIQYTCPISGIPTHHSREAWEQDKEYHASKKYEILKKVNIYEHDLRSGRPFPEFDFPRDQGPDRTVNLTNWDLFLYTRSFYSMDTEFQLAAVTKMLSYPITIGSVLHQFSPYSLNPKGPITLEGLKSLAALRYTLYPLQNRAVTTTAKNKPMRIFILGARAEAQLPGHVWKQLQFLFPQQNFEIHFIGPESLYDRERNEYIRSATANGETAADGTTSSIPVTKRIDETMKFFYHTDYFHTLHTAQDFFPYDPYQDVFFMFHPGLASPESKDTWMKDTVKGLLDTKCAIFTTGFNKKDMADDIQILQDTYGKEMDMLMNPVKNVFGSTKWELDDSDPHSVYQFNMYIAGFRGKRYHPIKV